CCGAGACGGTTACTTCGTGACGCCCCTCTGTGCCTGCGACCACCTCGAACGCCCGAGCGACACCGCTATCGATTCGATCTGACGCATCTTCGTACATCGTGCCCTCCTCGTCGGTGACCGTAATCCGAACCGTGATCTGGTCGGCGCGATCGTTTTGCACGGTGAGGTCGAGTCGACTACTCTTCGCGGTACCGAACGCTCCCGCACAGCCGGCCAGCGCAGTAGTCGCTGTCCCCGTGAGGAAGTGACGTCGATTCATACCGCATAGCGAGTAACACGGTACTTGAAACCCGTTAGTTCTTCGCTACGGACGACTCCCTCGTTCCGCACACGTTCGAGGGAGACCGTCGGAACGTCGATGCAGATATCGAATCGTCGCTCCGCGAAAAGAAGTGATATCGGGACGGGACGACGGACTTACGCGGTACTCGAATCGACGGCGGTTCCGTTGTCGCCGATTCGGACGAATCCGTAATCGCAGTCCGGACAATGCCATTTGATCTTTTCGCCGAGGTGGAGCGTCGTGCTGGCGGCCCGGTAGAACGTCTTTTCGCCCCCGCAATTGGGACACTCGTGTACGAGTTCCATAGCCATGCGCGGCCGTAGAGTGCGAAGCGAGTTTAACATATTGGTTTCCACGGCAGGCGGGTCCGTGACCGAATCGGTAGCAACGGTCTGCGTTCCGGGTGACAGGGAAGTTAAGTATGCTCCCGCCGTCGCCCCATCTATGTCGATCTACACCGGTCGCGGCGACGACGGAGACACGGACCTTCGGGACATGACCCGCGTTTCGAAGGCGAGCCCCCGAATCGAGGCCTACGGAACGGTCGACGAGCTCAACGCCCTGATCGGGACGGTTCGACCGACCGACCACGACGACATCAACGAGCGACTCTCGACGATCCAGAACCACCTCCACGTCGTGCAGGCGGACTTCGCGAACCCCGATCCCGACGAGGACGACCCCGCCATTCGCCCCGAACACGTCGACACCGTCGAGGACTGGATCGACGAGTACGACGAGGAACTCGAGCCCCTGACCTCGTTTGTTCTCCCGACGGGCAGCGAACACGGAGCGGCGCTCCACCACAGCCGGACGGTCTGCCGGCGGGCCGAACGGCGAGCGGTCGCACTGGCTGCTGAAGAGCAGATCAACGAGGACGCGGTCCAGTACCTCAATCGCCTCTCGGACGGGCTATTTACCCTTGCTCGCGTGGTCAACGCTCGAGACGGCGAACCGGAGGAAGCACCCGATTACTAGACCCGAACGGTCACGCACCCGGATTCGTTTCAGTAGTTCGCCGGAAGCGGATATTCCTCGGTGACCCGTATCGAACCGAATATAGGCCTACTCTCGTCCCGTATCGTCTCCGATACTGCGAGGGAACCTACGCGTTCTCGGTCGAGGGCGGGAGTTCGACGGCGATGGGTTCGTGGCCCGTCTCCAGTCGGTGGTCGGTTCCGATCCGCATCGCTTCGTCACGACCGTCGGCCGACCGCTCGTACGAACAGCCGTCGCACTCCACGAGGAACCGCTTCGTTTCTCCGCGAGCAGGGGCCGTTTCTTTCGTTGCCATAGGCCCCCGTTCACTGACCGACCGCTTGAATCACACTCCAAACAAAATTGGATCGACGCCCGGTTCCGACCGAATGGCGGGGAACCGGTGGCGATGCGCCCGGAAAACGAGGGGTTCACGACGATTCGATAGAAGCGACGCACAGCGGTAGCCAGTTTATAGTCCGATATTCAGGGCGTAGCCCCAGGTTTCGCCGGCGAGAACCAATACGAGCAAGGAGACCCCCAGCAGTTCGACGTTCTTGAGGAAGTGGGTCATCTCGTTTTGCTGCTGGTCCTCCGGAACGGCCCAGAAGTCGTGCATGAACGGCGTGACGGCGAGGAAGAACACCGCCAGCATTCCCGCGGCGATCACGGGGTAGACTCCCAGGATGATACCGAGTCCGCCGAGGACGAGCATGACTCCCGACGCGACGACGCCGAACCGCGCCGCAGGGACGCCCTTCGATTCCGCGTAGCCGGCCATCATGTCCGTTTGCATGAAGTGGTTCAGCCCCTGAAAGACGAGGAGTCCGCCGAAGAGCAACCGACCGACGAGCAAAAGTACCGCACCGATCCCGCTCTCGAACGCCATCAGT
This portion of the Natrinema salinisoli genome encodes:
- a CDS encoding cob(I)yrinic acid a,c-diamide adenosyltransferase; translated protein: MSIYTGRGDDGDTDLRDMTRVSKASPRIEAYGTVDELNALIGTVRPTDHDDINERLSTIQNHLHVVQADFANPDPDEDDPAIRPEHVDTVEDWIDEYDEELEPLTSFVLPTGSEHGAALHHSRTVCRRAERRAVALAAEEQINEDAVQYLNRLSDGLFTLARVVNARDGEPEEAPDY
- a CDS encoding DoxX family protein; translation: MAFESGIGAVLLLVGRLLFGGLLVFQGLNHFMQTDMMAGYAESKGVPAARFGVVASGVMLVLGGLGIILGVYPVIAAGMLAVFFLAVTPFMHDFWAVPEDQQQNEMTHFLKNVELLGVSLLVLVLAGETWGYALNIGL
- a CDS encoding twin-arginine translocation signal domain-containing protein, which gives rise to MNRRHFLTGTATTALAGCAGAFGTAKSSRLDLTVQNDRADQITVRITVTDEEGTMYEDASDRIDSGVARAFEVVAGTEGRHEVTVSGEDWRGQLAWHADTCALFDGTIRVAPESVEVASECLEQR